The Kocuria flava nucleotide sequence GCCACGCGACCAGCCCGCGGTGCACGAGCACCCACGCGGCGCCCAGTCCCAGCCACGCCAGGACCTGCCAGGCCAGGGGGTAGACCCACGGGATCTCGCCGGTCAGCGTGAGCACCGTGCCGTCGACCACCGCCTCGAGCGCCGTGGCGAGCAGGGCCAGGGTGGCGATCGAGACGAGGAAGCCGGCGTCGGCCGGCGCGAACGCCCGGTTCTCGGGCTGGTCGGCAGGACTCATGGGTCCAGTCAATCAAGAAACCGGCACCACCACGCGCGCGCCCCGGGTTGGGGGTGCGGAATCGGCATGCACTACAGTCTCGTACGGGAGTGCGGCGGCCCGGGACGCACGTGCCGGGCCCGCCCGGCGGGCCGCCCCGCGCTCTGTTCACCATCCGGTCGGTGCGCATCCGGGTCCCCACCCGGGCCGTGTCCGACGCACGACTTCGACGAAGAAGGACAACACCCGTGGACCTGTTCGAATACCAGGCACGCGACCTGTTCGAGAAGCACGGCGTGCCCGTGCTCCAGGGCATCGTCGCCACCACCCCGGAAGAGGCCAAGGCCGCCGCCGAGAAGATCGGCGGCGTCACGGTCGTCAAGGCGCAGGTCAAGGTCGGCGGCCGCGGCAAGGCCGGTGGCGTCAAGGTCGCCAAGACGGCCGACGAGGCCTACGAGCACGCCCAGCAGATCCTCGGCATGGACATCAAGGGCCACACCGTCCACCGCGTGATGATCGCCCAGGGCGCGGACATCGCCGAGGAGTACTACTTCTCCATCCTGCTCGACCGCGCAAACCGCTCCTACCTGGCCATGTGCTCGGTCGAGGGCGGCATGGAGATCGAGCAGCTCGCCGTCGAGCGCCCCGAGGCCCTCGCCCGGGTCGAGGTCGTCCCCACCGAGGGCATCACCGAGGCCAAGGCCCAGGAGATCGTGCGCGAGGCGAAGTTCGACGACGAGACCGCCGCCAAGGTCGTTCCCGTCCTCGTGAAGCTGTGGGACGTCTTCAAGAAGGAGGACGCGACCCTCGTCGAGGTCAACCCGCTGGTCAAGACCGGCGCCGGCGACATCGTCGCCCTCGACGGCAAGGTCTCCCTCGACGAGAACGCCGAGTTCCGCCAGCCCGACCACGCCGCGCTCGCCGACAAGTCCAGCGCCGACCCGCTGGAGGAGAAGGCCAAGGAGCACGACCTCAACTACGTCAAGCTCGACGGCGAGGTCGGCATCATCGGCAACGGCGCGGGCCTGGTCATGTCCACCCTCGACGTGGTCGCCTACGCCGGCGAGAAGCACGGCGACGTCAAGCCCGCCAACTTCCTCGACATCGGCGGCGGCGCCTCCGCCGAGGTCATGGCCGCGGGCCTGGACGTCATCCTCAACGACCCGCAGGTCAAGTCCGTCTTCGTCAACGTCTTCGGCGGCATCACCGCGTGCGACGCCGTGGCCAACGGCATCGTCAAGGCCCTGGAGATCCTCGGCGACGAGGCGAACAAGCCGCTCGTGGTGCGCCTGGACGGCAACAACGTCGAGGAGGGCCGCCGCATCCTCTCGGAGGCGGCCCACCCGCTGGTCACCCTCGCGGAGACCATGGACCAGGGCGCCGACAAGGCCGCCGAGCTGGCCCAGTCCGCCCAGTAATCCCGCCGACCACAACTGAGGAACGAACAGCAATGGCTATCTTTTTGAACAAGGACTCCAAGGTCATCGTTCAGGGCATCACCGGCGGCGAGGGCACCAAGCACACCGCGCGCATGCTCGCGGCGGGCACCCAGGTCATGGGCGGCGTCAACGCACGCAAGGCCGGGACCACCGTCTCCCACCAGGACAAGGACGGCAACGCCGTCGAGCTGCCCGTCTTCGGCACCGTCGCCGAGGCCGTCGAGAAGACCGGCGCGGACGTCTCCATCGTCTTCGTGCCGCCGGCCTTCACCAAGGACGCCGTCATCGAGGCCGTCGACGCCGGGGTCCCGCTCGTCGTCGTGATCACCGAGGGCATCCCCGTCCAGGACTCCGCCGAGTTCTGGGCCTACGCCAAGTCGCGCACCGACGAGAACGGCAAGCAGGTCACCCGCATCATCGGGCCGAACTGCCCCGGCATCATCACCCCGGGCGAGTCCCTCGTGGGCATCACCCCGGCGAACATCACGGGCAAGGGCAAGATCGGGCTGGTCTCCAAGTCCGGCACCCTGACCTACCAGATGATGTACGAGCTGCGCGACATCGGGTTCTCCACCGCCATCGGCATCGGCGGCGACCCGGTCATCGGCACCACCCACATCGACGCCCTCGAGGCGTTCGAGGCGGACCCCGAGACCGAGGCCATCGTGATGATCGGCGAGATCGGCGGCGACGCCGAGGAGCGCGCCGCGGACTTCATCAAGGCCAACGTCACCAAGCCGGTCGTCGGCTACGTCGCCGGCTTCACCGCCCCGGAGGGCAAGACCATGGGCCACGCCGGCGCCATCGTCTCCGGGTCCTCGGGCACGGCCCAGGCCAAGAAGGAGGCCCTCGAGGCCGTGGGCGTGAAGGTCGGCAAGACCCCGTCCGAGACCGCCCAGCTGATGCGGGAGATCTTCGAGGCCAAGTGACCCCGTGACGCTCCCGCCGGCCCCGTGCCGGCGGGAGCGGCAGCACGAAGGGCCCCGTCCGCGCCGCGGACGGGGCCCTTCCGCGTCCCCGGGCGTCAGAGGCGGCCCTCGAGGAACTGGGCCTGCCCCTCGCCGAAGGACCAGTCGGCGCGGGTGTTCGCGCTCACGGCCACGATCAGGTCCTGCGGGTCCAGCCCGGTGCGCTCGCGCAGCCGCTCGGCCAGGGCCCGGTAGACGGCCCGCTTCTGCGCCTCGTCGCGGCCCTGCTGGAGGATCTGGACGACGACGACGTCCTCGCTGCGGGTGTAGCCCAGCCCGGTGTCCTCGGCGATGATCCGGCCGGGCCGGTGCTCGGTGATGATCTGGTAGCGGTCGCGGGCGGGGGCGGCGAAGGTCTCGAGCATCACGTCCTGCACGGCGTCGGCCAGCTCGCGGAGCTGCTCGGAGGTGCGGCGGTGCTCGATGACGTCGATGCGCACGAGGGGCATGGCGGTCCTTCCGTGAAGGGGAGCGGGGTGCCACCACGGTGGCACCCCGGATACCGACATGTCAATACATCCTGACAATATGCGAAAGACCTTGCGCCCCTTCCCGCGCCGGATCCGCCCGCCGGTGGTCGTGCGCCCCGTCGGTCGGTCCGGCGGGGCGGCGGCCCGGACGCCCCGCTTGGACATAATGTCTTTACAAACTGACGTGGATGCGTATCCTGGTTGTGACGCGGACCACGGTTCCTTCCCGGGCGGTCCGCTCCGCACCCCTCGGGGCGCGGATCCCGCACGACGATCAGGAAGCAGGTCACCATGGCGCAGCAGCACGCGGCCACCGCCACCGCCCCGGCGGGGGAGCAGGCCGAGAACCCCGTCCTCATCGGCACCGCCCCGGACTCCTGGGGCGTCTGGTTCGCCGACGACCCGAAGCAGACCCCGTGGCAGCGCTTCCTCGACGAGGTCGTCGAGGCCGGCTACTCCTGGATCGAGCTGGGCCCCTACGGCTACCTGCCCACCGACCCCGCCCACCTGGCGGACGAGCTCGGTCAGCGCGGGCTGAAGGTCTCCGCCGGGACGGTGTTCACCGCCTTCCACCGCGGCGCCGACCAGTGGGAGGAGGCCTGGGAGCCCGCCCGGCGGGTGGCCGAGCTGACCGCGGCGATGGGCGGTGAGCACATCGTCGTCATCCCCGCCATGTGGCGCGACGACGTCACCGGGGAGGCCGTGGAGGACGAGCACCTGAGCGCCGAGCAGTGGCAGGCCCTGTGCGCGGGCCACGACCGGCTCGGCAAGGTGCTGCGCGAGGAGTACGGGCTGCAGCAGCAGTTCCACTCCCACGCCGACTCCCACGTGTGCGGCCAGCCCGACATCGAGACGTTCCTGCAGCGCACCGACCCCGAGCTGGTCACCCTGTGCCTGGACACCGGGCACGCCGAGTACGGCGGGGCCTCCTCCGTGGACCTGATCCGCACGTACCCCGAGCGCATCGGCTACCTGCACCTGAAGCAGATCGACCCCGTGGTCCTGGAGCGGGTCCGCCGCGAGAACCTCACCTGGGCCGCCGCGAACCTCGCCGGCGTCATGGTCGAGCCGCCCGCGGGCCTGCCCGACCTCGCCGCGGTCGTCGCCGAGGTCGAGAAGCTCGGCCGGCCGGTCTTCGGCATCGTGGAGCAGGACATGTACCCCGTCTCCTCCTTCGACGTCCCGCTGCCCATCGCCACGCGCACCCGCTCCTACCTCACCGGCTGCGGCTCCCGCACCCGCGTCCGCTGAGGCCCCGCCCCGATCCCGGAGGAACGAGATGAAGATCGCCCTCGACCCGACGCCCTTCCACCACACGCACTCCCTGCTGGAGTTCCCGGCGCTGGCCCGCGAGCTCGGCTACGACCACCTGCAGCTGACCCCCCACCCGGACTTCCTGCCCTTCTTCAACCACCCCAAGGCCGACGACCGCCTCGTCGCCGACCTGCGCCGGGCCTGCCGCGACGCCGGGGTGCAGATCGCCTCCGTGCTGCCCGTGCTGCGCTGGTCCGCCCCGGACCCGGACGCCCGCGAGGCCGCCGTGCGCTACTGGAAGCGGGCCATCCGGATGACCGTGGACCTCGGCGTGCAGCAGATGAACACCGAGTTCCAGGGCCGGCCCGAGCTGGCCGAGGAGTCCGAGCGCGCCTTCTACCGCTCGATGGAGGAGCTGCTGCCGATCATCGAGCGCGAGGGCGTCCACATCGCGATCGACCCCCACCCCGACGACTTCGTGGAGCAGGGCCTGGCCGCCTGGCGGGTGATCCGCGGCGTGAACTCCCCGTACCTGGGCTTCGCCTACGTCGCCCCCCACACCTTCCACATGGCCGACGAGCCCCTCGAGATCATGCGCACGGTCGGCGACCGGATCCGCGTGGTGCACGTGGCCGACAGCATGGACCACCGCCGCTCGCACGGGCTGCGCTACATCACCAACCCGCCCGGCAGCCCGGCCCGCGTCCACCAGCACCTGCGGATCGGCGACGGCGACGTCGACTGGGACGAGTTCTTCGGCGGTCTCGCCGAGACCGGCTTCCTCGACCGCGAGGAGACGGTGATGGTCTCCTCGGTCTTCGCCGAGAACGAGAACGCGGTGGCGGTCTCCCGCTACCAGCTCGAGCAGATGACGGAGCGCGCCGAGGCCGCCCGGAGCGCCGTCCGG carries:
- the sucC gene encoding ADP-forming succinate--CoA ligase subunit beta, whose translation is MDLFEYQARDLFEKHGVPVLQGIVATTPEEAKAAAEKIGGVTVVKAQVKVGGRGKAGGVKVAKTADEAYEHAQQILGMDIKGHTVHRVMIAQGADIAEEYYFSILLDRANRSYLAMCSVEGGMEIEQLAVERPEALARVEVVPTEGITEAKAQEIVREAKFDDETAAKVVPVLVKLWDVFKKEDATLVEVNPLVKTGAGDIVALDGKVSLDENAEFRQPDHAALADKSSADPLEEKAKEHDLNYVKLDGEVGIIGNGAGLVMSTLDVVAYAGEKHGDVKPANFLDIGGGASAEVMAAGLDVILNDPQVKSVFVNVFGGITACDAVANGIVKALEILGDEANKPLVVRLDGNNVEEGRRILSEAAHPLVTLAETMDQGADKAAELAQSAQ
- the sucD gene encoding succinate--CoA ligase subunit alpha — translated: MAIFLNKDSKVIVQGITGGEGTKHTARMLAAGTQVMGGVNARKAGTTVSHQDKDGNAVELPVFGTVAEAVEKTGADVSIVFVPPAFTKDAVIEAVDAGVPLVVVITEGIPVQDSAEFWAYAKSRTDENGKQVTRIIGPNCPGIITPGESLVGITPANITGKGKIGLVSKSGTLTYQMMYELRDIGFSTAIGIGGDPVIGTTHIDALEAFEADPETEAIVMIGEIGGDAEERAADFIKANVTKPVVGYVAGFTAPEGKTMGHAGAIVSGSSGTAQAKKEALEAVGVKVGKTPSETAQLMREIFEAK
- a CDS encoding tautomerase family protein, with amino-acid sequence MPLVRIDVIEHRRTSEQLRELADAVQDVMLETFAAPARDRYQIITEHRPGRIIAEDTGLGYTRSEDVVVVQILQQGRDEAQKRAVYRALAERLRERTGLDPQDLIVAVSANTRADWSFGEGQAQFLEGRL
- a CDS encoding sugar phosphate isomerase/epimerase family protein — translated: MAQQHAATATAPAGEQAENPVLIGTAPDSWGVWFADDPKQTPWQRFLDEVVEAGYSWIELGPYGYLPTDPAHLADELGQRGLKVSAGTVFTAFHRGADQWEEAWEPARRVAELTAAMGGEHIVVIPAMWRDDVTGEAVEDEHLSAEQWQALCAGHDRLGKVLREEYGLQQQFHSHADSHVCGQPDIETFLQRTDPELVTLCLDTGHAEYGGASSVDLIRTYPERIGYLHLKQIDPVVLERVRRENLTWAAANLAGVMVEPPAGLPDLAAVVAEVEKLGRPVFGIVEQDMYPVSSFDVPLPIATRTRSYLTGCGSRTRVR
- a CDS encoding sugar phosphate isomerase/epimerase family protein, whose protein sequence is MKIALDPTPFHHTHSLLEFPALARELGYDHLQLTPHPDFLPFFNHPKADDRLVADLRRACRDAGVQIASVLPVLRWSAPDPDAREAAVRYWKRAIRMTVDLGVQQMNTEFQGRPELAEESERAFYRSMEELLPIIEREGVHIAIDPHPDDFVEQGLAAWRVIRGVNSPYLGFAYVAPHTFHMADEPLEIMRTVGDRIRVVHVADSMDHRRSHGLRYITNPPGSPARVHQHLRIGDGDVDWDEFFGGLAETGFLDREETVMVSSVFAENENAVAVSRYQLEQMTERAEAARSAVRSRGTQKEEVRA